A genomic region of Castor canadensis chromosome 16, mCasCan1.hap1v2, whole genome shotgun sequence contains the following coding sequences:
- the Fut2 gene encoding galactoside alpha-(1,2)-fucosyltransferase 2 — protein sequence MFTINAIGRLGNQMGEYATLYALAKMNGRPAFIPAQMHDTLAPIFRITLPVLHSTTARGIPWQNYHLNDWMEERYRHIRGRYVRLTGYPCSWTFYHHLRPQILQEFSLHEHVREEAQAFLRGLRVNGSRPGTFVGVHVRRGDYVRVMPQVWKGVVADRGYLEQALDRFRARYHSPVFVVTSDGMAWCRENIDASRGDVVFAGSGLQGSPRKDFALLVQCNHSVITVGTFGIWAAYLAGGDTVYLANFTLPGSPFQDVFKPQAAFLPHWVGIAADLGQAQQHGL from the coding sequence ATGTTCACCATCAATGCCATCGGGCGCCTGGGGAACCAGATGGGCGAGTACGCCACGCTGTACGCCCTGGCCAAGATGAACGGGCGCCCCGCCTTCATCCCCGCCCAGATGCACGACACGCTGGCCCCCATATTCAGGATCACGCTCCCCGTGCTGCACAGCACCACGGCCCGCGGGATCCCGTGGCAGAACTACCACCTGAACGACTGGATGGAGGAACGCTATCGCCACATCCGGGGCCGCTACGTGCGCCTCACGGGGTACCCGTGCTCCTGGACCTTCTACCACCACCTGCGCCCCCAGATCCTGCAGGAGTTCAGCCTGCACGAGCACGTGCGCGAGGAGGCCCAGGCGTTCCTGCGGGGCCTGCGGGTGAACGGGAGCCGGCCGGGCACCTTTGTGGGGGTCCACGTGCGCCGTGGGGACTACGTCCGCGTCATGCCTCAGGTGTGGAAAGGGGTGGTGGCCGATCGGGGCTACCTGGAGCAGGCTCTGGACCGGTTCCGGGCTCGCTACCACTCCCCGGTGTTCGTGGTCACCAGCGATGGTATGGCCTGGTGTCGGGAGAACATCGACGCCTCCCGGGGGGACGTGGTGTTTGCTGGCAGTGGCCTTCAAGGCTCCCCCAGGAAGGACTTTGCACTTCTCGTACAGTGCAACCACAGTGTCATCACCGTGGGCACCTTTGGCATCTGGGCCGCCTACCTCGCAGGTGGGGACACTGTCTACCTGGCCAACTTCACCCTGCCTGGCTCCCCCTTCCAAGATGTCTTTAAGCCCCAAGCGGCCTTCCTGCCCCACTGGGTAGGGATCGCTGCTGACCTCGGACAGGCCCAACAGCACGGCCTCTAG
- the LOC109682676 gene encoding LOW QUALITY PROTEIN: galactoside alpha-(1,2)-fucosyltransferase 2-like (The sequence of the model RefSeq protein was modified relative to this genomic sequence to represent the inferred CDS: inserted 1 base in 1 codon): MASTQVPFFFPMAHFILFVFTASTIFHLQQRLGKTQLTWEGQTPVALGPLPATESHQLEGMFTINAIGRLGNQMGEYATLYALAKMNGRPAFIPAQMHDTLAPIFRITLPVLHSTTARGIPWQNYHLNDWMEERYRHIRGRYVRLTGYPCSWTFYHHLRPQILQEFSLHEHVREEAQAFLRGLRVNGSRPGTFVGVHVRRGDYVRVMPQVWKGVVADRGYLEQALDRFRARYHSPVFVVTSDGMAWCRENIDASRGDVVFAGNGIENSPAKDFALLTQCNHTVMTIGTFGIWAAYLAGGETVYLANFTLPNSPFLKVFKPEAAFLPEWVGIPADLSPLLKXLTPACPWQPLSSQA; encoded by the exons ATGGCCAGCACGCAGGTGCCCTTCTTCTTCCCCATGGCTCACTTCATCCTCTTTGTGTTCACGGCATCCACCATCTTCCACCTTCAGCAACGATTAGGGAAGACTCAGCTCACGTGGGAGGGCCAGACGCCTGTGGCATTGGGGCCATTGCCAGCCACAGAGAGTCACCAGCTGGAAGGCATGTTCACCATCAATGCCATCGGGCGCCTGGGGAACCAGATGGGCGAGTACGCCACGCTGTACGCCCTGGCCAAGATGAACGGGCGCCCCGCCTTCATCCCCGCCCAGATGCACGACACGCTGGCCCCCATATTCAGGATCACGCTCCCCGTGCTGCACAGCACCACGGCCCGCGGGATCCCGTGGCAGAACTACCACCTGAACGACTGGATGGAGGAACGCTATCGCCACATCCGGGGCCGCTACGTGCGCCTCACGGGGTACCCGTGCTCCTGGACCTTCTACCACCACCTGCGCCCCCAGATCCTGCAGGAGTTCAGCCTGCACGAGCACGTGCGCGAGGAGGCCCAGGCGTTCCTGCGGGGCCTGCGGGTGAACGGGAGCCGGCCGGGCACCTTTGTGGGGGTCCACGTGCGCCGTGGGGACTACGTCCGCGTCATGCCTCAGGTGTGGAAAGGGGTGGTGGCCGATCGGGGCTACCTGGAGCAGGCTCTGGACCGGTTCCGGGCTCGCTACCACTCCCCGGTGTTCGTGGTCACCAGCGATGGTATGGCCTGGTGTCGGGAGAACATCGACGCCTCCCGGGGGGACGTGGTGTTTGCGGGCAATGGCATTGAGAACTCGCCAGCCAAGGACTTTGCACTTCTCACGCAGTGCAACCACACGGTCATGACCATCGGCACCTTCGGAATCTGGGCCGCCTACCTCGCTGGGGGAGAGACAGTTTACCTGGCCAACTTCACCCTGCCGAACTCTCCCTTCCTCAAAGTCTTTAAGCCAGAAGCAGCCTTCCTGCCAGAGTGGGTGGGGATCCCTGCTGACCTGTCCCCACTACTCA CACTGACACCAGCCTGTCCCTGGCAGCCCCTCAGCTCCCAGGCATGA